The stretch of DNA tcaaatcatccaacccatgctagcatggaaagtggacgttaaacaatgatgatgatgatatatttagtcaaagcacataattctAGGTATAATCGCCCCAACACACCAATCGAGAGGGAATTCTCTTTATTgctgtctatatttattttatatatgcgtgtgtgtgtgtgtgtgttttatatatgcatgagtggctgtgtggtaagtagcttgcttaccaaccacatggttctgggttcattcccactgcgtggcaccttgggcaagtgtcttctactatagcctcaggccaaccaaagccttgtgagtggatttggtagacggaaactgaaagaagcccgtcgtatgtatgtgtatatatatatatatatatatatatataNNNNNNNNNNNNNNNNNNNNNNNNNNNNNNNNNNNNNNNNNNNNNNNNNNNNNNNNNNNNNNNNNNNNNNNNNNNNNNNNNNNNNNNNNNNNNNNNNNNNNNNNNNNNNNNNNNNNNNNNNNNNNNNNNNNNNNNNNNNNNNNNNNNNNNNNNNNNNNNNNNNNNNNNNNNNNNNNNNNNNNNNNNNNNNNNNNNNNNNNNNNNNNNNNNNNNNNNNNNNNNNNagagagagagagagagagagagagagagagagagagagagagagagacagacagacagacagacagacagacaatgaacTCCAAGCACAAATAATGAAATTTCTATCatagtttgaatgaaaataaatataaatatagatattacgGTCTTATTAATTTTCTAAAAACCAATAAATGGTTTgccatgattttttaaaaaactaatttGTTTCATCCTGTAAGATATTGatatcctttatatataatttgaaatgtttacTATTTTGTgggttaaattaataaaactgtACCAGGGACATCTTAACCTTTGTCCAGAATGATTAAGATGTCCTTAGTACAGTTAGTACTCAGTACATTCTCTAAAGAGAATTGGGAGGAGTATCTGGCCATACATTACCAAATATGGAACTTATAAGTAAGATATAGTCCTCCAACTCATCAAGAAGACTAGTAACTCTGAGTATGAACCGACTTGAATTGTGGCAACCTGTCTAGCTCCTGCCAGTACAGAGAGTGGATATAAAATGATGTATTGATTTCAGTATTTTTGGTATACTTATGAATAGCCTTACGCATATTTAGACAAGATATTGATATTTAGGAAGATTGTTGTAATTCAGAAAGGataaaattaaaatctttataaaactgatttttttttttctgtctttccagTGAATAAAGTTTTCAAGCTCTGAAAATGAATGCCTCAAGGATGTGAATAGCCAAagcaacaccactgccaccaacaccatcaaccataataataacagaaatttgAAAGAACATCCATTGACTGCTATATAGCTGTTTACTGCTGAAGGTtgtcttttaaatttcaaaaaaattcacTTGATTTTACACGTTTCATTTATAAAGAAGTGTTTTTTCTTATCTAaaactaaaatttttaaaatggtttCACACAGTTgaataaaaactacaaaaaattgTGACAATGTCCTCTGAAACTTTTCATAATTCAAGGAAAGAGAAGGAAGCTTGTTATGGTTTCAAGACAAATATGGCTGATAAACAATTTCACAGTAATATGTATGACATGCAGTTTCCACAAAGCTGTGGACTACAACCTGCTGGATCAGGTCCATTAAATGAAAAATCATTTCCTTGGGTTAGTTATAGTGCAGCAAGCAGTAAGCAACCACAGTTTCCAATGAATGGTAAAAGTATGCCCGATATAGAGCATTCTCACagtaaacaacaaacagctgCTCCACAACATTCCCCTGacgtaccaccaccacaacaacaacaacatccatctTCTCAGCCACAATGTCCATCTTCTCAGCCACAATGTCCATCTTCTCAGCCACAATGTCCATCTTCTCAGCCACAATGTCCGTCTTCTCAGCCACAATGTCCATCCTCTCAACCACAACATCCAACTTCTCAACCGCAACATCAATCAAAAGGAGCTTCCACAACTgaaaaaccatttcattgtgatttGTGTGAAAGTAAATTTGCCAGGCGCGAAACACTCGTTTCTCATCGAAGAacccacactggagaaaaaccttacaCTTGTGAAGTCTGTCATAAGCAATTTGCCAGACGCGATACATTGCAGTCACACAGAAGgacacacactggagaaaagccatttcGATGTGATTTTTGTAGAGAACAATTTGCTCGTAGAGATACTTTACAATCTCATCGTCGGACACACACTGGTGAAAAACCATTCGTTTGTGAAATTTGTCGACGCCAGTTTGCTCAGAGAGATGCATTGCAGTGtcataaaagaacacatacaggagagaaaccatttcgaTGTGATCTTTGTGTTGAACGATTTGCTCGAAGGGACACGCTTCTATCTCACAAAAGAACACATACTGGTGAAAAACCATATTGTTGTGATGTTTGCCCAAAGCGCTTTGCTCAGAGAGATACTCTCCAGTGTCACAAGAGaactcacactggagaaaaaccattcagTTGTGATCATTGCCCCAAGAGTTTTTCTCAGCGAGACACCTTGCAGTGCCATCGAAggattcatacaggtgagaaaccattccACTGTGACTTGTGTGGTCAGAGATTTGCCCGGAGGGATACACTCCAATGTCACAGACGTACTCACACTGgcgaaaagccatatcattgcgaCGTGTGTCCTAAACAGTTTTCGCAGCGAGATACACTTCAGTGCCACAAAAGaacacacactggagaaaaacctttccaTTGTGACATCTGCGGAGACCAGTTTGCCCGGCGAGATACTTTGAAATGTCACATGCGCCGACACACTGGGGAGAGGCCGTTTCAGTGTGAAGTGTGTGCAGAACGATTTGCTCGTAAAGATACCCTTTGCTGTCACAAGCGGACTCACACATGTGAAAAGCCATTTCATTGTGAATACTGCATTCAACAGTTTGCACGGCGAGACACATTACaaacccatacacgcacacacactgggGAGAAACCTTATCAGTGTGGCATATGTGGGAAGCAGTTTGCTCGTACTGATGAGTTTGCGCGTCACAAAAGAACACACGGTACGGTACCCACTACACACAACACTGTTATCACGCCAATAACaacgcctcctcctcctccaccgccgccaccaataacaacaactacgaccactaccaccaccaccacaaaccaaCATCAAATCAACAGAAAACATAGCCACCCGCATTGTTCTGCAGCTACATTTATGCAAAACAATTTCATCCGAACACCAAACTGTGACAATACCAACAAAAGATACACTCCAGTTAGTAACTACATGTGGCAAGCTGTCTATATATAACATTGACATGAGAACACAGTTTGGGTTTGGTTTAATCTCAATTACTTTATAAGGAACTCAAGCTGGGTGTGTTTATTTCTCACACTTTGCTTCATCATTACTAATGAATTTGTAGAAATCTATCTTCCTACAGGTATTAATTATGTAGTTTCTAATGACAAGTTTAGTTGTAATTCTAATTTGaatttttactgaaaatatttactGATCTAGACATTTTGTACTTTGTCCGGATATTTTTCAATCCTaattagacaaaaacaaaaactattcaAACATCCTTTACTGTTGCTTCCATTAAATATTTAGTTTCtcataaggcagcaaactggcagaatcattagcatgctgggtgaaatgcttagcggcaattcatccgtctgcatgttctgagttcaaattccaccaaggtcgactttaccctttcgtcctttcggggtcgataaaataagtaccagttgagtactggcggGTCGATGCagttgacttagcccctccctaaaattgctggctttgtgccaaaatttgaaatcagtatttagtTTCTCATTTTAGTCGATTAGATATCGTAGTTTGTATGCGACAACTTATAGAACATATTAAATGCTTTAGGTTTCATTAGTGCTACCACTTGTATATTTAGTATATctatcattataatataatataatatactatatatactatatttagtatatctatcattataatataatatacttaatGAAGAAAAACCTGTCTGTGAAATTCTGTAATTCATTGAGATCCATTCTTCTATATCTTTATCGTATGTACCATAGCTCTCTGTACAAATGTGTTTTACCTTTTTACTATGATTCAAGGTGTAACTGCTTCTGTCATACATTATCAGATATCAGATTCATTCATAACGATGAAAAGGTGGCTTGTAATCATTATGTATCCTGCAAAACTAATTTTTGTGCATAATCTTGTTTTCATTCTGATGTAAAATATACATCTTGCTTCAGTGACCGTAGCTCTTATGTAAAACATTGCCATCAACCATTAATGCACATTTTTTGCcagattacttttatttttcctatttttagctatttttgtttcattttacatGGAAACTTGCACATCCATATCATAAAGTCGAAATTGATATTGTTTGCTATAATTTCTTCTCTAGGATGATTCAGACCTCAAATgactttcagatttcaaattcaatCTTTTTTTAAACGTTTAAATAacaagaaagaagagagatgagaaaggaaaataaagaatagaaaaaaagtgTTGGGAGGaagcagcagaagatggaggGGGCGATGGGCCACATACCCCAGAACAAAT from Octopus bimaculoides isolate UCB-OBI-ISO-001 chromosome 14, ASM119413v2, whole genome shotgun sequence encodes:
- the LOC106872899 gene encoding gastrula zinc finger protein XlCGF57.1, whose amino-acid sequence is MSSETFHNSRKEKEACYGFKTNMADKQFHSNMYDMQFPQSCGLQPAGSGPLNEKSFPWVSYSAASSKQPQFPMNGKSMPDIEHSHSKQQTAAPQHSPDVPPPQQQQHPSSQPQCPSSQPQCPSSQPQCPSSQPQCPSSQPQCPSSQPQHPTSQPQHQSKGASTTEKPFHCDLCESKFARRETLVSHRRTHTGEKPYTCEVCHKQFARRDTLQSHRRTHTGEKPFRCDFCREQFARRDTLQSHRRTHTGEKPFVCEICRRQFAQRDALQCHKRTHTGEKPFRCDLCVERFARRDTLLSHKRTHTGEKPYCCDVCPKRFAQRDTLQCHKRTHTGEKPFSCDHCPKSFSQRDTLQCHRRIHTGEKPFHCDLCGQRFARRDTLQCHRRTHTGEKPYHCDVCPKQFSQRDTLQCHKRTHTGEKPFHCDICGDQFARRDTLKCHMRRHTGERPFQCEVCAERFARKDTLCCHKRTHTCEKPFHCEYCIQQFARRDTLQTHTRTHTGEKPYQCGICGKQFARTDEFARHKRTHGTVPTTHNTVITPITTPPPPPPPPPITTTTTTTTTTTNQHQINRKHSHPHCSAATFMQNNFIRTPNCDNTNKRYTPVSNYMWQAVYI